In Excalfactoria chinensis isolate bCotChi1 chromosome 5, bCotChi1.hap2, whole genome shotgun sequence, a single genomic region encodes these proteins:
- the VWCE gene encoding von Willebrand factor C and EGF domain-containing protein, with product MLVVLLVRAACVSLLLPGGQARVYSGRKKPVSFAVERRHVGPHICFSAFGSGCCPGWMLAPGSGQCILPLCSFGCGSGFCIAPNLCSCPDGERGVTCPEPLGNCGEYGCDLSCNHGGCQEVARVCPLGFSMVETDTGVRCDDINECLSAACEGLCVNTEGGFVCECGPGMQLAANRHSCQDTDECLATPCQHRCKNSVGSYRCSCRPGYHLHGNRHSCVDVNECRQPGERRACQHACHNTPGSFLCSCRPGYRLSRDRVSCEGFPKAILAPSPILQSLQHPPTLVLLPPGAGGPLLLPSPHLPAAAPGTSIPPSPHDAIEPPPGTPTSAPLCWHRGAPKEPGARWTEPGCQSCSCQGGQVLCEATTCLVPCSHPLPAPAGGCCPSCTGCLNNGVVHTEGEVFTPSDGNCTICVCLAGNISCISPECPPGSCPSTSPPNCCSCQPAKCSFRGQTYAHGARFSLDGDECTTCVCRSGEVECSFTPCPVLDCPQHQRQLRPGQCCFSCKDPPRPSGCFVDDNGVEFPIGQIWSPGDPCELCICQADGSVSCKRTDCVETCPYPIHIPGQCCPDCSAGCTYMGRIFYNNETFPSLLDPCLSCICLLGSVACSPMDCAIFCTYPFHPEGECCPVCKDCNYEGRKVVNGQSFSPEGRPCTLCTCQLGEVSCEERPCSRSCTEPTACCPPCQADGQPQSRDTSPSPSPTPQPSSLSSSPSPSPSPSLSPSPSHEGTPQSPRHRLAQVLLHTTPLSPSLGGEPPPNTPSPPSGHPDKTAGSPALSRIPSSRQDAQEHPEDVDMDT from the exons ATGTTGGTCGTGCTGCTCGTCCGGGCTGCCTGTGTGTCCCTGCTCCTCCCGGGCGGGCAGGCCAGGGTGTACTCCGGGAGGAAGAAGCCGGTCAGCTTTGCCGTGGAGAG GCGCCACGTGGGGCCCCACATCTGCTTCTCGGCTTTCGGCAGCGGATGTTGCCCCGGCTGGATGCTGGCTCCGGGCAGCGGGCAGTGCATCCTGC CGCTCTGCTCCTTTGGCTGCGGCAGCGGCTTCTGCATTGCGCCCAACCTCTGCTCGTGCCCCGACGGAGAGCGGGGCGTCACCTGCCCAG AGCCGCTGGGGAACTGCGGGGAGTACGGCTGCGACCTCTCCTGTAACCACGGTGGGTGCCAGGAGGTGGCCCGCGTCTGTCCCCTCGGCTTCTCCATGGTGGAGACGGACACCGGCGTCCGCTGCGATG ACATCAACGAGTGCCTGAGCGCTGCCTGCGAGGGGCTGTGCGTCAACACCGAGGGTGGCTTCGTCTGCGAGTGCGGCCCCGGCATGCAGCTCGCTGCCAACCGCCACAGCTGCCAGG ATACCGACGAGTGCCTGGCCACGCCGTGCCAGCACCGCTGCAAGAACAGCGTGGGCAGCTACCGCTGCTCCTGCCGGCCCGGCTACCACCTCCACGGGAACCGGCACTCCTGCGTGG ATGTCAATGAGTGCCGGCAGCCAGGTGAGCGCCGTGCCTGCCAGCACGCCTGCCACAACACACCGGGCAGCTTCCTCTGCTCCTGCCGGCCCGGCTACCGGCTCAGCAGGGACAGGGTGTCCTGCGAAG gCTTCCCCAAGGCCATCCTGGCACCCTCGCCCATCCTGCAGTCCCTGCAGCACCCCCCCACGCTCGTCCTACTCCCTCCCGGAGCTGGGGGACCCctccttctcccctctcctcACCTCCCCGCCGCAGCACCGGGCACATccattcctccctcccctcacGACGCCATCGAGCCTCCCCCTGGGACTCCCACGTCGGCTCCTCTCTGCTGGCACCGTGGGGCTCCCAAGGAGCCGGGCGCTCGCTGGACAGAGCCGGGgtgccagagctgcagctgccag GGAGGCCAAGTGCTGTGCGAGGCCACCACCTGCCTCGTACCGTGCTCCCACCCTCTGCCCGCCccagctgggggctgctgtcCCAGCTGCACAG GCTGCCTGAACAATGGGGTGGTCCACACTGAGGGAGAAGTCTTCACTCCGTCAGATGGGAACTGCACCATCTGCGTGTGCCTG GCCGGCAATATCTCATGCATCTCCCCCGAGTGCCCTCCAGGCTCCTGCCCCAGCACCTCACCCCCCAACTGCTGCTCCTGTCAGCCAG CAAAATGCAGCTTCCGTGGCCAGACCTACGCACACGGAGCCCGCTTCAGCTTGGATGGGGATGAGTGCACCACCTGCGTCTGCCGG AGCGGAGAGGTGGAGTGCTCCTTTACCCCGTGCCCAGTGCTGGACTGTCCCCAGCACCAGCGGCAGCTGCGCCCTGGGCAGTGCTGCTTCAGCTGCAAAGACCCCCCACGCCCCTCGG GCTGCTTCGTGGATGACAATGGGGTAGAGTTTCCCATTGGACAGATCTGGTCTCCAGGTGATCCCTGTGAGTTATGCATCTGCCAG GCTGATGGCTCAGTGAGCTGCAAGAGAACAGATTGCGTGGAGACTTGTCCCTACCCCATCCACATCCCGGGGCAGTGCTGCCCTGACTGCTCAGCAG GCTGCACCTACATGGGGCGAATCTTCTACAACAATGAGACCTTCCCATCACTCCTGGACCCCTGCCTCAGCTGCATCTGCCTG CTGGGCTCGGTGGCCTGCTCGCCCATGGACTGTGCCATCTTCTGCACCTACCCCTTCCACCCCGAGGGAGAGTGCTGCCCTGTCTGTAAAG ACTGCAACTACGAGGGCAGGAAAGTGGTGAATGGGCAAAGCTTCAGCCCCGAGGGCCGGCCCTGCACCCTCTGTACCTGCCAG CTCGGGGAGGTGAGCTGTGAGGAGAGGCCATGCTCCCGGTCCTGCACTGAGCCCACTGCTTGCTGCCCGCCTTGCCAAG cagACGGCCAGCCGCAGAGCAGGGacacatctccatccccatccccaaccccacaGCCATCATCCCTATCCTCATCGCCATCACCATCTCCATCCCCCTCCTTGTCCCCATCGCCATCCCATGAGGGCACACCCCAGTCCCCCCGCCACCGCCTGGCCCAGGTCCTGCTCCACACCACCCCCCTCAGCCCCTCTCTTGGGGGGGAACCCCCTCCCaacacccccagccccccatCAGGCCACCCTGACAAGACTGCAGGAtccccagccctcagcaggaTCCCCAGCTCGAGGCAGGACGCTCAGGAACATCCTGAGGACGTGGACATGGACACATAG
- the LOC140252886 gene encoding pepsin A-like codes for MDLSYVGTISIGTPPQQFSVIFDTGSANMWVPSVYCNSPACASHRRFDPARSSTYRSTTTSVATWYGTGSMVGVLAYDTVMVGSIQVQNQMVGLSQWEPSSFLIHVPFDGFLGLAFPSIASSGATPLFDNMMSQGLVAQDLFSIYLAPDERNGSFVLFGGIDNSHFTGNLSWIPLTAQTYWQIKVDRITMHGLPIACIHGCQAILDSGTSMLAGPGISIRHIHYKMGATRSPSGLHTVRCSSILPDIIFIIAGTQFPLPPQSYILQMEDGSCMSGFEAYALPTAADELWILGHIFLRRYYSVFDRANSMVGLAPAA; via the exons ATGGAT CTGAGCTATGTGGGCACCATCTCCATTGGCACGCCACCCCAGCAGTTCTCTGTCATCTTTGACACCGGATCGGCCAACATGTGGGTGCCCTCGGTGTACTGCAACAGCCCGGCTTGTG ccagccacCGACGCTTCGACCCAGCACGCTCCTCCACCTACCGCAGCACCACCACCAGCGTGGCCACCTGGTATGGCACTGGCAGCATGGTTGGTGTGCTGGCCTACGACACAGTCATG GTTGGGAGCATCCAGGTGCAGAACCAGATGGTTGGGCTAAGTCAGTGGGagcccagctccttcctcaTCCACGTGCCCTTTGATGGTTTCCTGGGGCTGGCCTTCCCCAGCATCGCCTCCTCCGGTGCTACCCCTCTGTTTGACAACATGATGAGCCAAGGCCTGGTGGCTCAGGACCTTTTCTCCATCTACCTCGCCCC CGATGAGAGGAATGGCAGCTTTGTGCTCTTCGGTGGCATCGACAATTCCCACTTCACTGGGAACCTGAGCTGGATCCCACTGACTGCCCAAACGTACTGGCAAATCAAGGTGGACAG AATCACCATGCATGGCCTCCCCATCGCCTGCATCCATGGCTGCCAGGCCATTCTGGACAGCGGCACCTCGATGCTGGCAGGCCCTGGCATCAGCATCCGCCACATCCACTACAAGATGGGAGCCACACGCAGCCCCAGTGGTCTG CACACAGTGAGATGCAGCTCCATTCTGCCCGACATCATCTTCATCATCGCTGGCACACAGTTCCCACTGCCACCTCAGTCCTACATCCTCCAG ATGGAGGACGGCTCCTGCATGAGTGGCTTTGAAGCCTACGCCCTGCCCACGGCTGCCGATGAGCTCTGGATCCTTGGCCACATCTTCCTGCGTCGCTATTACAGCGTTTTCGACAGAGCCAACAGCATGGTGGGTCTGGCACCTGCTGCCTAA
- the LOC140252880 gene encoding pepsin A, whose translation MKLLLLLGLVALAQCSIHRVPLQKGKSLRKQLKEHGLLEDFLKKHPYNPASKYNPVLTATESYEPMTNYMDASYYGTISIGTPQQDFTVIFDTGSSNLWVPSIYCKSSACSNHHLFNPSKSSTYVSTNETVYIAYGTGSMSGILGYDTVAVSNIDVKNQIFGLSETEPGSFFYYCNFDGILGLAFPSISSSGATPVFDNMMNQDLVAQDLFSVYLSKDGKSGSFVLFGGIDPEYTTGGIYWVPLSAETYWQITMDRVTVGGKYVACFFTCQAIVDTGTSLLVMPQGAYNRVIRDLGVSSDGEINCNDISKLPDVTFHINGHAFTLPASDYVLNEEGSCSLGFENMGTPTELGEQWILGDVFIRKYYVIFDRGNNKVGFSPLS comes from the exons ATgaagctgctcctgctcctcGGCCTGGTGGCCCTGGCCCAATGCAGCATCCACAG GGTCCCGCTGCAAAAGGGGAAGTCCCTGcggaagcagctgaaggagcatGGCTTGCTGGAGGATTTCCTGAAGAAGCATCCCTACAACCCAGCCTCCAAATACAACCCTGTCCTTACTGCCACTGAATCCTATGAGCCCATGACGAACTACATGGAT GCTTCATACTACGGCACCATCTCCATCGGCACACCGCAGCAGGACTTCACTGTCATCTTTGACACTGGCTCCTCCAACCTGTGGGTGCCCTCTATCTACTGCAAAAGCTCGGCCTGCA GCAACCACCATCTCTTCAACCCCTCCAAGTCTTCCACCTACGTGAGCACCAATGAAACCGTCTACATCGCCTACGGCACCGGCAGCATGAGTGGCATCCTGGGCTATGACACTGTGGCT GTCTCGAACATCGATGTCAAAAATCAGATCTTTGGGCTGTCTGAGACTGAGCCTGGCTCGTTCTTCTACTACTGCAACTTTGACGGCATCCTGGGCCTGGCCTTCCCCAGCATCTCCTCCTCTGGGGCCACCCCTGTCTTCGACAACATGATGAACCAGGACCTGGTGGCCCAGGACCTCTTCTCCGTCTACCTGAGCAA ggatgggaaatcaggCAGCTTTGTCCTCTTTGGCGGCATTGACCCAGAATACACCACCGGAGGCATCTACTGGGTCCCGCTCTCTGCTGAAACCTACTGGCAGATCACCATGGACAG GGTCACCGTTGGTGGGAAGTACGTCGCCTGCTTCTTCACCTGCCAGGCCATTGTGGATACTGGCACCTCACTGCTAGTCATGCCCCAAGGCGCCTACAATCGCGTCATCCGTGACCTGGGTGTCAGCTCTGATGGCGAG ATCAACTGCAATGACATCAGCAAACTGCCTGACGTCACCTTCCACATCAACGGCCATGCCTTCACCCTGCCAGCCAGCGACTACGTGCTGAAC GAGGAAGGATCCTGCAGCCTTGGCTTCGAAAACATGGGCACCCCCACCGAGTTGGGTGAGCAGTGGATCCTTGGCGACGTCTTCATCCGCAAGTACTATGTGATCTTCGACAGGGGCAACAACAAGGTGGGGTTCTCCCCTCTGTCCTGA
- the VPS37C gene encoding vacuolar protein sorting-associated protein 37C yields MDSLKNRSVEELQALQEDAAEIERLALESREVQELQLEREMALAANRSLAEQNLKFQVPLETGRSELSSKYEELQKLAERCKEQKAKLEKFSASMHPQMLLDLLQVESQKIEEESEKMAEKFLEGEVVLETFLEQFLVMRKLSHLRRVRVEKLQEVLRKSRAPQEPVRDSQQQPPCAPVDPPQPLPVPSGAPSLPLPYSPAPAMPLGPTAHGALPPAPFAGAPLATGNVAASQPSSQLTFPFQPPPGATYPPLQAADSIPGYPKPPPGSSSAPAYSWSPSQGPPHPPSFPSTPPSRPGYPPYTPPMAGRPQCPYPTQPPLPSFPIPPQPPYPPGPPYGYHPPSGNPPRPAWPGN; encoded by the exons ATGGACAGCCTGAAGAACCGCAgtgtggaggagctgcaggcgCTGCAGGAGGATGCTGCGGAGATTGAGCGCCTGGCCCTGGAGTCCAGGGAG gtgcaggagctgcagctggagagggAGATGGCGCTGGCTGCCAATCGCAGCCTTGCTGAGCAGAACCTGAAGTTCCAGGTCCCGCTGGAGACGGGACGTTCCGAGCTCTCCAGCAAGTATGAGGAGCTGCAAAAGCTCGCTGAACGCTGTAAGGAGCAGAAGGCAAAGCTGG AGAAATTTTCAGCCTCAATGCACCCTCAGATGTTGCTGGATCTCCTGCAGGTGGAAAGCCAAAAAATTGAAGAGGAGTCTGAG aaaatGGCTGAGAAGTTCCTGGAGGGTGAGGTAGTCCTGGAGACCTTCCTTGAGCAGTTCTTGGTGATGAGGAAGTTGTCCCACTTGCGCCGGGTCAGGGTGGAAAagctgcaggaggtgctgcGGAAGTCAAGAGCACCACAGGAGCCTGTCAGGGactcacagcagcagcctccttGTGCACCCGTGGACCCACCACAGCCACTGCCTGTCCCATCAGGGGCTCCTTCCTTGCCGCTGCCCtacagcccagccccagccatgCCTCTTGGCCCCACAGCACATGGAGCTCTCCCACCTGCTCCTTTTGCCGGTGCCCCGCTTGCCACGGGGAACGTCGCTGCCTCTCAGCCCAGCAGTCAGCTCACCTTTCCCTTCCAGCCTCCTCCAGGTGCCACGTACCCACCCTTGCAGGCTGCTGACTCCATACCAGGCTACCCCAAGCCTCCCCCAGGCTCCTCGTCCGCACCAGCCTACTCCTGGTCTCCATCCCAGGGCCCACCGCATCCCCCCTCCTTTCCGTCCACTCCACCATCCAGACCCGGCTACCCACCCTACACACCCCCCATGGCTGGGAGGCCGCAGTGTCCCTATCCCACACAGCCTCCCCTCCCCAGTTTCCCAATCCCCCCTCAGCCTCCGTATCCACCAGGGCCACCCTATGGGTATCACCCCCCATCTGGGAACCCCCCGCGCCCTGCTTGGCCTGGCAACTAA